ACGCTGACAGCCCGACAGACGGTTAAAAAACTATTTGcctccttcgggggcataaaaatacttgtAATAAATTCTTTGggagaaataaacaattttaaaattaaactgtCGTTATCTTAAATTCAacctttacattttaaatttaagatcTGAAAaaattattgcttatatctttttTAAAGGCAGAGACCCCCCAATTAAAAAAAGTACGGGGAatttactgggaatgaggtaagtgtatccCGGGGAATAAGGTAACGCTTTGCGTTCTGTTGGGTGTCATGTAAAAAAACCCAGGagtgattattttttaaaaattgtttattttttactgcatttacttttttttatacattttgacaaaaatttgctacattttatttattgaaaaaagtttttcaaacttttccccCCCCCTGTCAATGATGTAAACGGGGGGTCATCTCAttaccaaaattttattttaaataaagtatcactattcatatgtttttcgcccgtttttttggttttgaaaaaatagttcttaaaaaaattttaatttgattaagtttCGATGTAGGGAAAGGGCCCGTCACGCctaagttacaatgtaagtctatgggaaaacaattggtggctTGCCAATTAGTTCTGCactttgaaaaaccggaagtgatgtcGTAACGTCATTTacccggataacgtagaatatgCCGGGATTCGGCGtcggaaataaaaatcattctaTAAATTTAAGTCAACCCGTAGTTAATTTTTCTGCAATGGCAACGTTCTGATTTctaaagtaaaaatatgtttaaaaacatttgacagTCAAAAAATTCAGAACTGTCTAAACCAGTTTGAAAGTGGGGATAATTCATAAGCAATCCTCAGAACACACATAAACTtacctttgtttttaaaataatataggccatatttttatttacaactgtggcttttcttaaaaatctttttgtagaaaaaaaatgtatgaacagTGATTTTACCATAGACTCCCAGGGTTGTTTGGGTTTGaggtccatttttttcaaatagtgtGAAAGAAAAGCACcgccctatcttttttattttctgatttttctaAGTATGTTCTTAAGCTTTGAAAAAATCacggtttaatcaaattcttcatTGTAGAAAACATATTGATCCGAACTTGCAGAACTACTATAAGTGTGTGCATTAAACGAACTGTTAcgatatttttgtattaaaaacaaaatgcctGTATTTTTCGAGTtatcaataaattttaaatttaaactttgttCCCTTCTTTTCATTCcttaaagcaaaaatttaaaagcaagtacgacttttttaacaaaattttataaaaaacaaataaattgtagATTTGTTCATTACCTAAGATATATCTTGTTTAACAATCATGACTCAGTGATTCTTAAATGGAATGATAAAATGTCAGTTGTATGAAAAGCCCTTTCTTTCATAGCATGTAGGTTATTTACGAAAagtgacaaaaaacaaaatttacaagCGCTGTGCATACAgcacgacaaaaaaaaaatatacttgaaaCCCAAATTCGCACAACATAGTATTTAATATGACGGttctaatgttttatttttttaccagCTCGCCTGCTAAACCCTAGCGTAGACTGAAAAGTTTTCGGTATTATATCTTGATTATGATTATATGATAAGTTTCCCAAAtttgtaagtttttgtaaacttgtGTTGTTGCATTGAGTATTTATAAAAGTATTAGGgtttttgtataataataaacCATCCAAGGAAAAAACCCAAGGTTAAAGGGTTCGAatgattgttttgtttaataAGGATTCGTTATTAAAAACCAAAAATATGGCTTTAATATTAACTTGATCTTTTCATAGAGAGTTCCCTTGTGTATTGGTTTTTTGGGTTATGAAAGGGAATGAAATGTGCTAAAACCCCCTGATGTTCCTTAGCATACAGGCATAAGAGGAATTTTGGTGTATAGTAACATTGAACCTAATGGTCCAAAGCACCAGTAAATGCAGCAAATTATCAGAATCAGTCAGAAATCTCGGATGATTGTTGTATACAACGACAAAGATACATCTAAACAGAGCCAGCCTGGCTCTAAAAATCTCTAGTTTCTACCTGTTTACTAGGTCTACAAAGTGTCGTCTTTGCATTAACTGCCATTTAAAAACAATGACACAACAAGAAATAATTCTAATAAGTATAAATGGCTAAAACAAGATCAGATAGGGAAAATGAAATGGGCCCATGTTATGGTGATGGCATTCCTTACTGTTACAGTAGGGATAAGTACTTTATGCATGTAAAGTACGGTTTTGGGCTTTCTTAGATGTATAACATTCATACTTTCTGCGTTTTTTCCCACACCATAATAGATAatatggtcaaaaatgatgttttttcaTCGTTTTGGTGTTGCAAATAAAAAAaggcaaattttaaagcaaaggTCAAAGCgtattacattaaatttaaattgGCAAAAACAGACTTAAATGTggctttcaaattaaaaaaagtcagtttttctttacatgaaggaatttaaattttaataaaaaaaaaaacgaaacggCCTTCGTTATGTTTTTCGGATTTGAAGGTCTGCTCTATCACCCCATTACAAGGCAGTACGTTGGGATGTGTGTGTTGCTGTAATTTTATATACCActctgaattttaaaaattttgcttCGGTCCCAAATGAAAAAAAGAGTCAAATTGGTAAATGACTTTTTCGTTTGTCCTAGACAAAGTTtgcaaatgtaaaattttaagacccaaaataatatttactattttgtattattttctatttgaGACTGTCTCAGAGAATTAGCAGAACTAAACATCTTTCTGCTTCTGCGACTGGTTATTTGTTGGGAAGCAACAGAAATTTGTCCGTAGACCGTAGGGTCCGTAGATCAATAATTTAACTGTAGATAATTTTCTTAAAAGCAGTACATAATCAATGAGCTTGGGATGTTATTGATGTTTTTATAAGGATATACTGATTCCAAAGAGAAAAACTTTCATCTTTCAGcgtattttagaaaaatatgtttttgtctaTCTTTTCAAGTGAAAATGAACTTTAGCAAGCTATAAAAAACGAGTTTCACTAAGTGTACTTTCGCCAGATTGCGTTATTTACATACAGTATAACTATCCAATATGAATCAGCAAACTATAATGTACATTTAACCACACTTGATCTCTTAACAGAGCGATTTTTTATATTGTCACTTGATCTACGGACACTACAATAATGCATGATATGTATACAATCTCTAATATACTTAGTGTTTTACagctttttgaaaaattaacGTTATAAAAGggaaattataacaaaatgagGCCTAAAAGAAACATTACAAAAGATAACAATGAAGAGAATGAAAAGAATTATGTGCCTGAGTGTAAGAAGGCCAAAATTATGCGTAGATACAGGGCAAAGTTAAAAGTGACAGTGCAAAATACGAAAAGATGAAACTTAAGGACAGAGAGAggaaaaaaagggaaagggaaaTGCAGAGAATAGCAAAACAGACTGATCCAGTGCTGTGCAATGAACTAAGACGTCAAAAAAGAGAACAACAGAGAAGATTTAGGAATAAACAGAAGTTAGATAAAGCCTTGATAGATATTTCCCTCTAGTATAGTTcttgattcaaataaaaaatacggAACAGACATAACGTTGCGCAAGAAATATTCTCATATGCtattctctgttaaaacactaaaAGCTAGAATAACGTCACGTTATCGTGCGGTGAcgttaatgtttttgttgcaaacaagaaagagtgctactatattttatctactattttagattaaaggcatattagaatcgaaataattcgggcggtaatatgtcgtacaaataattgCACTAGTACTGCGCCCTCgttaaattattacgcccgacgtataaccgcctgtCATGTACTTGAAGAAAGAAACAACACCGAGTGACTAGCTCTAGAGTATATTATATACTGACCaagcatacatacaaacatacaactATATTATGAGTAGATGTATATACCAACTTATAAGACAATACATCACATCCCCTTTTCTTTATATAATaggattaaattaaattttaattaaattttaaattaactcaAAATAGTtagattttacagtaaaacaatTCTAAAAAATTCTCATGTCCTTGGATGAACTTCACAGCTGTATTAATCAACTAACTTCCACTGATAATGTAAACCATTAACTAGCGATAAACTGTCTTGTGTGTGGGCAGTGCTATAAATCCAGGTAATTATAAACTCATTTTCACTGTGTTCAGTCAGATAAGATAGTTCTGTAATAAAGTTAATCTTGAGAAACAATGAACTTGGAATGATATCAAtgataatttaagtatgaaataaTTAAGTATAGTTTCTCTGGAATCTGTTCCGTTAGATatgaataattaagaaaaaattgtaAATTCTCTGTTTGTACATTTTGTAGATTTGACCAGCTTAGAAAGTTAACATtcattcaacatttttacataaatgcaaTTACATAAAAGCTGATTAAGTAATAAGCACTATTAAATCCATCGAAGCGAATTTAAATCCATCAAATAGAATTTTTTGCACTTTGTGATATTCTATGATTTATgattaaaacttttaacattttaaccaCTAGAAATAACACTTTTCATCTTATCTACTGCACTAACAACATAATCACGAAATCTGCTTGGCTGCTTGATTTCTCTACCAGATCTCGTTGTAATCGTAGGTTTTGGCAGGTTTTCCGAGATGTGTGCGTCtgtatgttgttgttgttctggCTCGGATGCGTTTTGCGTATTTTGCGTATTGTCATCTAAGGATGTTTGTGGCGGAATATCAGGCTCAATTTGAACCGGTACCTTGCTAGATCTCAAATGTCTGCGATTTCGCCTATATTGTTTTCCATCCTTGTTCTCCACAATATAAGATCTCGGAGTGTCATGTTTCGATTTCACTTTTCCTTCTTGCCATTTATCATTATGACGAAACATTACATTTTCACCATTTTGAAGTGGTTTCAAGGCTTTTCTTTGCGCATGTCGATcataataaaatttctgtttctgCTGACGTTTTGAGAGTTTCTCTGATATTTCTTTAGAATTGTCAGGTTTCAATAGTTCCTTAGCAATGGGTAACTTCGTTTTCAATCTTCGGTTCAGGAACAATTGTGCAGGCGACAGACCTACTCCATCTAGTTCCGTATTTTTGTAATCCATTACTGCTAAATTTGGATCAAGATCATTCTTGTTGACTAACCGTTTGATAGTTTGAATACAACGCTCCACTTGACCATTTGAACTTGAGAAGTTCGGACTCGAGGTTGTGTGTTTAAATCCATAGCTTTTAGCGAACTGTTCAAATTCAAAACTTGTAAAGTTTCTGGCATTGTCACTTATCACCTCGTCTGGTATTCCATATCTCGACATATGTGATTTTAAATATCCAATCACACATTGACTTGTCGtattttctaactttgaaatttcaGGCCATTTAGAGTAATAACCCACTGAGATCAGATACGAATGTCCTTTTCTCTCGAAAATATCAATTCCTATTTTACTCCATGGTCTGTCAGGAATTTCATGTGGAATTAGAGGTTCCTTCGGGTTCCTCGATTGGTATCGAGCACATATTCCACAACTGCTGACTTTTTCTTCAATGTCTTTGGTCATCGAAGGCCAAAACAAAGCATCTCTAGCTTTTGCTTTGCATTTCACTGTCCCAAGATGCGTTTCGTGTATTCTTTCAATCATGACTTTTCGCATTGCTCTTGGAATTATCAACTTTGTTCCTTT
The sequence above is a segment of the Mercenaria mercenaria strain notata chromosome 3, MADL_Memer_1, whole genome shotgun sequence genome. Coding sequences within it:
- the LOC123563828 gene encoding uncharacterized protein K02A2.6-like, with translation MYLADALSRSYLSDSDQCSVEDYDILLCDYISASDSDREAIESAMKHDNEMNMLKHVVKHGWPDKRYEVDMQIRAYWNYRDEITQIENLLFKGTKLIIPRAMRKVMIERIHETHLGTVKCKAKARDALFWPSMTKDIEEKVSSCGICARYQSRNPKEPLIPHEIPDRPWSKIGIDIFERKGHSYLISVGYYSKWPEISKLENTTSQCVIGYLKSHMSRYGIPDEVISDNARNFTSFEFEQFAKSYGFKHTTSSPNFSSSNGQVERCIQTIKRLVNKNDLDPNLAVMDYKNTELDGVGLSPAQLFLNRRLKTKLPIAKELLKPDNSKEISEKLSKRQQKQKFYYDRHAQRKALKPLQNGENVMFRHNDKWQEGKVKSKHDTPRSYIVENKDGKQYRRNRRHLRSSKVPVQIEPDIPPQTSLDDNTQNTQNASEPEQQQHTDAHISENLPKPTITTRSGREIKQPSRFRDYVVSAVDKMKSVISSG